The genomic interval GCGCCCCGAGCCGCGCTGGTCGAGGTACACGGCGGAACGCGTGAGCCGCTCGGCGACCAGCGCCTGAAAGGAGTAGCTGTTGTACCCGGGACCGCCGTGCAGGAACACCACCGGCGCCTCACCGTTCTGCGCGTCCCCGATCACCTCGAAATACAGGTCCGCGCCGTTCAGATGCTCAAAGTGAACGCCGCCCTCGGCATCCGGAAAGTCGAAATCGTCTGCGTTCACGCCCGTCATGCGCGCCATTGTAGGGGCCGCCCCGCGCGCCCGGGTGGACGCAGGGCACGGTTGGGCCTACCCTGCGCGCATGACCTTCCCGCCGGACCCGCTGGGCATCGCCTTCACGCTCGACGGTGTGGACGAGCTGACCTTCACCCGCATTCTGCGTGACCTGATGCACGACCCGGCCTTCACGCGGCCGCTGCAGGTGCAGGCGCAGGAACCCCGCGCCGGGCAGCCGGCGCGCCTGACCCTGGTATTCACCGCGCCGGAACGGGAGCGGGCGCTGGGCGCCATGCAGCGCCTGAAAACTCTGCTGCTGAGGCACGGCGTGCAGGTGGACAGCATTCACGTGCCGGGCGCCTGACAGGCTGTTAAAGAACCATAAATAGCGGTGTTTCCCCACGGGCACACCCTGCACCCTACGATGGGCCGGAATACAGGCGAATTGCACTGCCGCACCTCAGCGCTGGGCGCCGCCCGGTACAGAGTGCCCCTGCGCGGGGGCGGAGGAGACAGAACGACTTTTATGGAGCAACGCATCCTGCTGATCGAGGACAACCCTGATATCACCCGCGTCGTCCAGTACGAACTGGAACAGGCCGGGTACCGCGTCCTGGCCGCGCCAGACGGCGTGACCGGCCTGACCGCCGCACGTGAAAGCAGCCCGGACCTGGTGATCCTGGACCTGGGTCTGCCGGATTTCGACGGCGCGGAAATCGCCCGGCGCCTGCGCAAGACCAGCAGCGTGCCGATCATCATCCTGACCGCCATGGACGCCGTGGACCGCAAGGTGAACCTGCTCGAAGCCGGCGCCGACGATTACATGACCAAACCCTTCCACCCGGAGGAACTCGTGGCGCGCGTAAAAGTGCAGCTGCGCCACCAGCAGCACGGCGAGGTCATCTCCATCGGGCCGCTGGAAATTCACCCCCAGAAACGCCTGTGCCACTACAACGGTCACGAGGTGCGCCTCTCCCCGAAGGAATTCGACCTGCTCACCTTCCTGGCCCGCCAGCCCGGGCGCGTGTACTCCAGGCAGGAGATCGAACGGGAAGTCTGGAACGGGGAACTGCCCAGCAACAGCAACGTGGTGGACGTGCACATGGCCAACATGCGCGCCAAACTCCGTGACCTGGACGGCTACGGCATCATCCGCACCGTGCGCGGGATCGGGTACGCCCTGAAAACGCCCTGAAGCGCGCCGCAACGCCGCCGGACCGCGAAGGTCATCCGGCGGCGTTTCTTACGGGTCCCACGGCGTCCGTGTGGCTCATGGTGTCAGGCCTCCCACGTACGGCCTGCTGGTGCAGATCAGCACGTCGTGCGAAACACATCCGCTGCGATCCCTTTCTGCGGCTCTTTACCAGGGCGGGCCTTCACGGTCCCGGAGAGGAAGCTCTCAGACGGCGCACCCGCCCTCGGGCGGCTGTCCCTACAAGGCCTCCGGCGGCCGGTCAAGTCATGCTGCCTGGCCTTCACGCCGGCTCGCCGCGTTCTGCGCCCAGTGGCACACCGGCCGCGAACCAGGGCCACGGCGAGGGGCACGAACCCCTTGTGACAAGCCAGGACGCCCGCCACCCAGCGGGGCACACAGCTTGGCGTGCCGAGCGCCGCTTCTCAGGCCAGCGGCTCGTCAGGCCTGGTGTTCCAGCGTACTGGGGGTCGCCTGCGTGCTGGAATGACCGGTATGACCGAACGGACCAACCGCACCCTGACCGGAATTCCGGGCTTTCAGGTGGGCCACTGGACGGACCTAGACGCGCAGACTGGCTGCACCGTTCTGTTGTGCCCGCCGGACGGCGCGGTGGCGTCCGCGTCGTTTTTGGGGCCCAGCCCAGGTACGCGCGAGGGCGTGCTGCTCGCCCCGGAGAAGAAGGTGGAGCGTGTGCACGCCCTGCTGTTCACGGGCGGCAGCGCGTTCGGCCTTGCGGCCGCCGCGGGCGTGGTGCGGGTGCTGGAGGAACGTGGCGTTGGGCACCTGACGCCGTGGGCGCGTGTGCCGATCGTGCCGGCGGCCGTGATCTATGACCTGGGCGTGGGCCGTGCCGACGTGCGCCCCGGCGCGCAGGAAGGCGAGGCCGCCGCGCGCGCGGCCAGTACCGCCGCCGTGCCGCGCGGGCGGGTGGGGGCCGGGACGGGTGCCACGGCCGGGAAGTACCTGGGGGTGGGCGCAGTGCCGGGCGGACTGGGGAGTGTGCTGCTTGAGCGGCACGGGGTGCAGGTGGGGGCTCTGGCGGTCGTGAACCCGATCGGGGACGTGCTGGATGAACGTGGGGGGGTGCTGGCCGGACCGGGGGTGGGGCCGGGCGCGGTCGCGTTCACGCCTGGCGACGCCGAAAACACCACGCTGGTGGCCGTGGTGACCGAGCATGCGCTGACCAAGGGGGAGTGCCGCCGGCTGGCGGACGCTGCGCAGGCGGCCCTGGCGCGCGTGATTCACCCCAGCCATACGTTCTGGGACGGGGACAGTGCGTTCATGCTGAGCAGCGGTACGCGTCCAGCGGCGGATCCCATGCTGCTGGGGGCGTTGGTGCAGGAGGCGGTGTGTGCGGCGGTGCGGGATGCGGTCCGCACCGCCGGGTCCGCCCTGGCTCAGTGAGACGGGGGGCTCCTTTCAGTTTACTCGGGACGGGGCCGGACCGAGCGGCTCGGTCGGCGCCCGGCTCCACCTGGGTTGAGACTGAACGCTGAGGGTAAGATGCTGCTGCAACGAGCCTCCGGGACCGGTCGAGACGGCCCCTGCAGGGAAACGACAAGTTCACCCTGCACGCCTGAGGGGGCGTCAGTCCGGCTGGCTGCCCCTGGAGTTCCTGCTGTTGGAAGGGGC from Deinococcus taeanensis carries:
- a CDS encoding response regulator transcription factor, whose translation is MEQRILLIEDNPDITRVVQYELEQAGYRVLAAPDGVTGLTAARESSPDLVILDLGLPDFDGAEIARRLRKTSSVPIIILTAMDAVDRKVNLLEAGADDYMTKPFHPEELVARVKVQLRHQQHGEVISIGPLEIHPQKRLCHYNGHEVRLSPKEFDLLTFLARQPGRVYSRQEIEREVWNGELPSNSNVVDVHMANMRAKLRDLDGYGIIRTVRGIGYALKTP
- a CDS encoding P1 family peptidase; the encoded protein is MTERTNRTLTGIPGFQVGHWTDLDAQTGCTVLLCPPDGAVASASFLGPSPGTREGVLLAPEKKVERVHALLFTGGSAFGLAAAAGVVRVLEERGVGHLTPWARVPIVPAAVIYDLGVGRADVRPGAQEGEAAARAASTAAVPRGRVGAGTGATAGKYLGVGAVPGGLGSVLLERHGVQVGALAVVNPIGDVLDERGGVLAGPGVGPGAVAFTPGDAENTTLVAVVTEHALTKGECRRLADAAQAALARVIHPSHTFWDGDSAFMLSSGTRPAADPMLLGALVQEAVCAAVRDAVRTAGSALAQ